In a single window of the Gracilimonas sp. genome:
- a CDS encoding divalent metal cation transporter: MSDSLSKTGFLEKFKLFIISIGPGLFIIGYNIGTGSVTSMASTGAEYGMRMAWPLMLSCIFTYILIVLFGKYTIVTGDTVIHSYKKHFGKPAGLFVLIALIFTEAVGCIGVMAIVTQVTQEWTRPLTASGAGIDPLYSTIFFGGALYALLWKGKQNFFEKVLAVFVGVMGLSFIITMFMVIPEPSEVIAGIVSGVPNESGAFLLIASMVGTTMGAVIYVVRSVLIKGKGWGVEQFKLEKRDAKISAILMFVLSIAVMAAAAGTLHQQGMKVDNAIDMVRLLEPFAGRFAVSIFVGGILAAGLSSLFPHIMLAPMLLSDYQGVNPDFQSKTNRLISLGIVLLTLTVPLFGGRPVFIMILSQAFIATVTPVVILFMIILMNRKEVVGEHALKPAKNVVLGVIFLFSLIMAVLGIIGIFGI; the protein is encoded by the coding sequence ATGTCAGATTCACTATCAAAAACAGGTTTTCTGGAAAAGTTTAAGCTTTTCATTATCTCTATTGGGCCGGGATTGTTCATCATTGGTTACAATATTGGAACCGGAAGTGTAACTTCAATGGCTTCTACCGGAGCTGAGTATGGGATGAGAATGGCATGGCCGTTAATGCTTTCCTGCATTTTTACGTACATACTTATTGTTCTTTTTGGCAAGTATACAATTGTGACCGGTGATACAGTTATTCACAGTTATAAAAAGCACTTCGGTAAACCTGCAGGCTTGTTTGTACTTATTGCTTTAATATTTACAGAGGCAGTAGGATGTATTGGGGTCATGGCCATAGTGACCCAGGTTACTCAGGAGTGGACGCGTCCACTTACAGCATCCGGTGCAGGAATAGATCCGCTATACTCAACTATTTTCTTTGGTGGGGCATTGTATGCTTTGCTTTGGAAGGGTAAGCAAAACTTCTTCGAGAAAGTGCTCGCGGTATTTGTAGGAGTGATGGGGCTGAGCTTCATAATTACCATGTTTATGGTGATTCCTGAACCATCGGAAGTAATCGCGGGCATTGTTTCCGGAGTCCCTAATGAATCTGGAGCCTTCTTGCTTATCGCAAGTATGGTTGGCACAACGATGGGGGCCGTAATTTATGTAGTTCGCTCGGTGCTTATTAAAGGAAAAGGATGGGGAGTCGAACAGTTTAAACTCGAAAAAAGAGACGCAAAGATATCAGCCATTTTGATGTTTGTATTAAGTATTGCGGTGATGGCAGCTGCAGCGGGCACATTGCATCAGCAGGGTATGAAGGTAGATAATGCCATAGATATGGTACGCCTTCTTGAGCCTTTTGCCGGACGATTTGCTGTTTCAATTTTTGTGGGTGGTATTCTGGCTGCAGGACTTTCTTCATTGTTTCCCCACATTATGCTGGCTCCCATGCTGCTTTCGGATTATCAGGGGGTGAATCCTGACTTTCAATCCAAGACGAACAGATTAATCTCACTAGGCATCGTTTTATTAACTCTCACGGTGCCGTTATTTGGAGGCAGACCCGTCTTCATAATGATATTGTCCCAGGCGTTTATCGCTACAGTTACTCCGGTTGTCATTTTGTTTATGATCATTCTTATGAATCGAAAAGAGGTGGTGGGAGAACATGCTCTCAAACCAGCCAAAAATGTAGTTTTGGGTGTGATTTTTCTCTTTTCACTCATAATGGCAGTACTGGGAATCATTGGGATTTTTGGGATTTAG
- a CDS encoding glutamine amidotransferase, producing MSSDRLTIWHVGNWCIHIGQTYVESPFEAPSKDVEVLNYAKPFVDTLRKIPAAEVITQPSWELYHMSPEEFDERLEWADIIIFADVETKCLMLHPDFFNRTKWEDSYVTFPDRFDLLREWVEEGGHFHMNGGWLSFSGELGKGGWGRSRFKNVLPVDCLVGDDLIESTSSYKVRTVEDSHRAVKGLDWDTVPPILGFNETKLKSSATAIVEIENMGEWHPLLAEHEFGKGRVSTWMTGASPHWGINFMKWEQYQQFWTQLFNPKA from the coding sequence ATGAGTTCGGATCGATTAACTATTTGGCATGTTGGAAACTGGTGTATTCATATAGGCCAAACGTATGTGGAATCTCCTTTTGAGGCTCCAAGTAAAGATGTAGAAGTACTGAACTATGCAAAGCCTTTTGTGGATACTTTGCGGAAAATTCCTGCAGCTGAGGTTATAACACAACCGTCCTGGGAATTGTATCATATGTCACCGGAAGAGTTTGACGAGAGACTGGAATGGGCCGACATCATTATTTTTGCAGATGTAGAAACTAAATGCCTGATGTTACATCCTGACTTCTTTAACCGCACGAAATGGGAAGATTCCTATGTTACCTTCCCGGACCGGTTTGACCTGCTGAGAGAATGGGTGGAAGAGGGTGGCCATTTTCATATGAATGGAGGATGGCTAAGCTTTTCGGGTGAACTTGGTAAAGGTGGCTGGGGCAGATCCCGGTTCAAGAATGTGCTACCCGTAGACTGTTTGGTTGGTGATGATTTGATAGAATCAACTTCGAGTTATAAAGTAAGAACGGTAGAAGATAGTCACCGAGCCGTTAAGGGACTCGATTGGGATACCGTTCCTCCCATACTGGGATTCAATGAAACGAAGCTTAAATCATCTGCTACTGCCATTGTTGAAATTGAAAATATGGGGGAGTGGCATCCTTTACTAGCAGAGCATGAATTTGGTAAAGGCAGGGTTTCAACCTGGATGACCGGTGCCAGTCCTCACTGGGGAATTAATTTCATGAAGTGGGAACAATACCAGCAATTCTGGACACAACTGTTTAATCCCAAGGCATGA
- a CDS encoding sodium:solute symporter family protein produces MNFTPIDWIILITYLSVTVYVGIWVKRYVQNLSGYMVAGRKIKVSLGVATFTATELGTVTFVYFGELGYVTGFSCFVIGILAMIAYTTVGKTGFIIEKLRHYGMMTIPEFYELRFNKKVRVTGGLILFVGGVLNMGIFLKFDGIFLSEVMGFGPQALGFIMTLMLIVVMSYTILGGMFSVVITDFMQYVVLSFAMLATTIIVLLEVDLSLISESVMSGFGSGGFNPIENPRFGWSFIVWILVTNVAAAALWQPGTSKALSSESPEVAKKVFWITGLTFAGRAMIPMFWGVAAFAYFGAGENSAAAMPMLLGELVPVGLLGLLVAGLLAASMSTYSSYVLAWSSVITLDVISILKPGGFSEQTKMLISRFISGLIGLFLLVFGLWYQIPETAFQYIFITGTMYTAGALGTVTAGLYWKKANDVGAQAALILGAVTPAAFLLLEKFSSELPSWLAFATDVNIAGFLSFILAALGMIVGSLATQKKYPAKIINEAEISYE; encoded by the coding sequence ATGAATTTCACACCAATAGACTGGATAATACTAATTACCTATTTGTCAGTTACCGTCTATGTGGGTATCTGGGTGAAGAGGTATGTTCAGAATCTTAGTGGTTATATGGTAGCCGGCCGGAAGATTAAAGTTTCGCTGGGCGTGGCTACTTTTACCGCTACTGAGTTAGGTACGGTAACCTTCGTTTACTTTGGGGAACTGGGATATGTGACAGGTTTCTCATGCTTTGTCATTGGAATTCTGGCTATGATAGCATACACAACAGTTGGGAAAACTGGCTTTATTATTGAAAAACTCCGGCACTATGGAATGATGACCATTCCTGAATTCTATGAACTCAGGTTCAATAAGAAAGTTCGGGTAACCGGCGGCCTGATTCTGTTTGTTGGAGGTGTGCTGAATATGGGAATCTTTTTGAAATTTGACGGAATATTTCTTTCCGAAGTAATGGGTTTTGGGCCACAGGCTTTGGGGTTTATTATGACCTTGATGCTAATTGTGGTAATGTCGTACACCATTCTCGGGGGAATGTTTTCAGTTGTCATTACAGATTTCATGCAATATGTGGTGCTTTCATTTGCAATGCTTGCTACGACTATAATCGTTCTGCTGGAAGTTGATCTAAGCCTGATTTCCGAATCCGTAATGTCAGGTTTTGGCAGCGGTGGTTTTAATCCAATAGAAAATCCAAGGTTTGGCTGGAGCTTTATAGTCTGGATCCTGGTGACAAATGTTGCCGCTGCTGCACTATGGCAGCCGGGTACATCCAAGGCATTATCATCTGAAAGTCCTGAAGTAGCTAAGAAAGTATTTTGGATTACAGGACTTACTTTTGCCGGAAGAGCCATGATTCCAATGTTCTGGGGAGTTGCTGCTTTCGCCTACTTCGGTGCTGGCGAGAATAGTGCAGCCGCCATGCCCATGTTACTTGGTGAATTGGTTCCGGTTGGCTTACTCGGTTTGTTGGTAGCAGGTTTGTTAGCAGCTTCTATGTCTACCTATAGTTCGTATGTACTCGCCTGGAGTTCGGTGATAACTTTGGATGTTATTTCAATTTTGAAACCGGGCGGATTTAGTGAGCAAACCAAAATGCTCATATCCAGATTTATATCAGGATTGATTGGGCTTTTCTTGCTCGTATTTGGACTATGGTATCAAATTCCTGAAACGGCTTTTCAGTACATATTTATAACGGGGACCATGTACACAGCAGGTGCTTTGGGCACCGTTACAGCCGGTTTATATTGGAAAAAGGCGAACGATGTAGGGGCTCAGGCTGCATTAATTTTAGGAGCGGTAACTCCGGCAGCCTTTCTGCTTTTGGAAAAATTCTCATCTGAATTGCCGTCTTGGCTTGCATTCGCAACAGATGTTAACATCGCAGGGTTTCTTAGTTTTATTCTTGCAGCTTTAGGTATGATAGTTGGTTCGTTGGCTACACAGAAGAAATATCCGGCCAAAATTATTAACGAAGCGGAGATTAGTTATGAATGA
- the uidA gene encoding beta-glucuronidase: protein MLFPQQNNFRAVFDLSGYWNLKADPDAKGHQEKWYKNKLSGEVHSIAIPGSWNEQLAEQGLRNYVGKAWHETYFSIPEAIQDKNKVWLRVAAADHKAEVWLNGHFIGEHSGGFLPFELDLTDALTDKGQKNHLVVCVDSSLSMHTIPQDVSPESPLYNTPSYERRHLYPATRFDFFPYGGLTRSVQLVTTPKEFIKDTSITSTLEGQVTITADIKGDLDYNVQILSADDQKIAESQSKNGKCELSIDDPVWWSPSNPYLYTATISLIKEGKVIDEYHEQFGIREVRVEGGKVMFNNEPLFMSGFGKHEDFPIVGRGQFRPAYLKDHELMRWIGANSYRTSHYPYDEEMMRLADKLGFLVIDEVPAVSLGFWSDDFNELKPLLDNHKKAIRELIKRDKNHPSVISWSITNEPNLWAEEFYQNDASKKYFKELYEFTKELDNSRPIMSISMAAHKEEDVVLESCDIIGINRYYGWYTKPVDLEQAGKDLARELDATFEKYGKPMMVTEFGADTVEGLHATTAQMFTEEFQTAFIFKYLEVMEQRDFVAGAHVWNFADFMTPQHFRRVVLNKKGVFTRDRHPKSVAFKLRDHWNSFEKILDDHRPKEPKSGFLIPDIK from the coding sequence ATGCTCTTTCCACAACAAAATAATTTTCGCGCAGTATTTGATTTAAGTGGGTACTGGAATTTAAAAGCAGATCCTGATGCAAAAGGTCATCAGGAAAAATGGTATAAGAATAAACTATCCGGGGAAGTGCATTCTATAGCTATTCCGGGATCCTGGAATGAACAGCTTGCAGAGCAAGGATTGCGCAACTATGTGGGTAAAGCATGGCATGAAACATATTTTTCCATTCCCGAGGCAATTCAGGATAAAAACAAAGTTTGGCTGCGTGTTGCCGCTGCTGATCATAAGGCAGAAGTCTGGCTGAATGGACATTTTATAGGTGAACATTCAGGAGGGTTTCTGCCTTTTGAATTAGACTTAACAGACGCACTTACTGATAAAGGCCAGAAGAATCACCTTGTGGTTTGTGTAGACAGTTCTCTGTCGATGCATACCATTCCACAGGACGTAAGCCCGGAATCACCGCTTTACAATACGCCAAGCTATGAACGCCGGCATCTTTATCCGGCCACCCGATTTGATTTTTTCCCGTATGGCGGGCTCACACGCTCTGTACAACTGGTTACAACTCCCAAAGAGTTTATTAAAGATACCTCCATTACTTCTACTCTGGAAGGACAAGTAACCATCACCGCAGACATAAAAGGGGATCTGGACTATAATGTCCAGATCTTGTCTGCGGATGATCAAAAAATAGCTGAAAGCCAAAGTAAAAACGGAAAGTGTGAACTTTCCATAGATGACCCTGTTTGGTGGTCTCCTTCAAATCCTTATCTGTACACCGCTACAATTTCTCTGATAAAAGAAGGTAAGGTTATAGATGAATATCACGAGCAATTTGGTATTCGTGAAGTTCGGGTTGAAGGAGGAAAAGTGATGTTTAACAATGAGCCGCTTTTTATGAGTGGTTTTGGTAAGCACGAAGACTTTCCAATTGTGGGGAGAGGCCAGTTTCGTCCGGCATACCTTAAAGATCATGAATTAATGCGATGGATTGGTGCCAACTCATACCGGACAAGTCATTATCCCTACGATGAAGAAATGATGCGTTTGGCAGACAAGCTTGGTTTCCTGGTGATAGACGAGGTTCCGGCGGTAAGTCTGGGGTTTTGGTCAGATGATTTTAATGAATTAAAACCACTGCTCGATAATCATAAAAAAGCGATCAGGGAATTAATAAAAAGGGATAAGAACCACCCGAGTGTGATTTCATGGTCCATTACTAATGAACCAAATCTATGGGCTGAAGAATTTTATCAAAATGATGCCAGTAAAAAGTATTTTAAAGAGTTGTATGAGTTCACAAAGGAATTAGATAACAGCCGCCCCATCATGTCAATTTCTATGGCAGCACATAAAGAAGAAGATGTAGTGCTGGAATCGTGTGATATCATTGGAATAAACAGATACTATGGTTGGTACACAAAGCCGGTAGACCTGGAGCAGGCAGGTAAAGATTTAGCCAGAGAACTGGATGCCACATTTGAAAAATATGGCAAGCCAATGATGGTTACTGAGTTTGGTGCAGATACAGTGGAAGGCTTGCATGCTACTACTGCACAAATGTTTACGGAAGAATTTCAGACGGCTTTTATTTTTAAATATCTGGAGGTCATGGAACAGAGAGATTTTGTTGCCGGAGCCCATGTATGGAACTTCGCCGATTTTATGACGCCACAGCATTTCCGCAGAGTTGTACTAAACAAGAAAGGTGTATTTACACGCGACCGTCACCCAAAAAGTGTGGCATTCAAGTTAAGAGATCATTGGAATTCATTTGAAAAGATTCTGGATGACCACCGCCCAAAGGAACCTAAATCAGGATTCCTGATACCCGATATAAAATAA
- a CDS encoding sugar phosphate isomerase/epimerase produces MINSRITCAYLYTISKYGYPPPAGDTLQYLDEFKAMGFQSIELEGIREDHLNEVYELRQGISKKVKELELEVPYFCAVLPGLSSDNPKEREHNLELFEKGCEVASALGSVGILDNAPLPPYQFPEDIPVVRHYHEDVILAAKFPENLNWKKYWEQLTSTYREACDIAANYNLTYQMHPALGVLASTTDAFLHFHDAVGRDNLRFNFDTANQYFLKDNLQLSLRRLKDYIDYIHISDNRGKKVEHLAIGEGIIRWDDFFETLDVIGFKGHFGIDIGGDESDVADLDSAYTHAAKFIQEKL; encoded by the coding sequence ATGATTAATTCAAGAATCACTTGTGCATATTTATATACCATCAGTAAGTATGGGTATCCCCCTCCAGCTGGAGATACGCTCCAATACCTGGATGAATTTAAAGCTATGGGCTTTCAGTCAATAGAGCTTGAAGGTATCAGGGAAGACCACCTGAATGAGGTGTATGAATTGCGTCAGGGCATCAGCAAAAAAGTAAAAGAGCTGGAACTGGAAGTTCCCTATTTCTGTGCGGTATTGCCCGGACTTTCATCAGATAATCCAAAAGAAAGAGAACACAATCTTGAGTTATTTGAGAAAGGCTGTGAAGTTGCTTCTGCTTTAGGATCAGTCGGAATTTTGGATAATGCTCCTTTACCACCCTATCAGTTTCCGGAAGATATCCCGGTTGTAAGACATTATCATGAAGATGTAATTCTTGCAGCAAAATTCCCTGAAAACCTGAATTGGAAAAAGTATTGGGAGCAGCTTACATCTACGTATCGGGAGGCATGTGACATTGCTGCAAACTATAATCTTACGTACCAAATGCATCCGGCTCTGGGTGTTTTAGCCTCTACAACAGATGCCTTTCTGCATTTTCATGATGCTGTTGGGCGAGATAATCTTCGTTTTAATTTCGATACTGCCAATCAATACTTCCTCAAGGATAACCTCCAGCTTTCTCTAAGAAGACTTAAAGATTACATCGATTACATCCACATCTCGGATAACAGAGGAAAAAAAGTTGAACACCTGGCTATTGGAGAAGGAATAATCCGTTGGGATGATTTCTTTGAGACTTTAGATGTAATTGGTTTTAAAGGACATTTCGGGATTGATATCGGAGGAGATGAGTCGGATGTAGCCGATTTAGATTCAGCATATACCCATGCCGCAAAATTTATTCAAGAAAAGCTATAA
- a CDS encoding T9SS type A sorting domain-containing protein: protein MLVAAVMLFASNDVFAQRTVNVEPGLGTLNEAIASDTTETGARVDSNTVYVLERGGFYALEGSIQNRGYHLSIVAEEGEGERPMLVPAAGEGGVSSRPIRARGDLTVRGLYITGEDNTGALNGDLRIIRVSENDVTITVDDCHLDKDGQAAFRIDNSGNRIFITNSTISNIGTTASLDNGRVIDDRGSQIDTLVMENNTFYNITSQVLRDAGGEINYANINHNTVVNIGKNGAFEFGQVVEAYFTNNLVINGAFMGRPESEVAEESLFVVRVDPLSQAQIDSLGEASVTISNNNIYRDQSLTDAYPDSVLPAVDFNANAVSYIEAAGTGSSNISEDVTFTNGPAVPVDVMTSFYATPDASQPDMPTDGEPFDFGYAATFDSYTAGTSGQQLGSLIWHGGMTVSNEVEEPGKDAPQSFKLNGNYPNPFNPTTNISFNLSEAANVSVDVFSVIGQRVMTIPAQRMSAGSNQNIKIDASSLTSGLYIYRVTANAGNNSFVKTGRMTLIK, encoded by the coding sequence TTGCTAGTAGCAGCAGTGATGTTGTTTGCGAGTAATGATGTATTTGCACAGCGAACAGTAAATGTAGAGCCTGGTTTAGGAACCTTAAATGAGGCAATTGCCAGTGATACTACCGAAACAGGTGCACGTGTGGATTCGAATACCGTTTATGTTCTTGAGCGTGGTGGATTTTATGCTTTGGAAGGAAGTATACAGAATAGAGGATATCATCTATCCATTGTTGCTGAAGAAGGCGAAGGAGAGCGACCAATGCTTGTTCCTGCCGCTGGAGAGGGAGGAGTTTCTAGCCGCCCCATTCGTGCACGTGGAGACTTAACTGTACGAGGACTTTATATTACCGGAGAAGATAATACCGGTGCCTTAAATGGTGATTTGAGAATTATTCGCGTAAGTGAAAATGATGTTACCATCACAGTTGATGATTGTCATCTTGACAAAGATGGACAGGCTGCATTCCGAATTGACAATTCGGGGAATCGGATTTTTATAACCAATTCTACAATTAGCAACATCGGTACTACAGCCAGTTTGGATAATGGACGCGTAATTGATGACCGAGGAAGTCAGATTGATACTCTTGTTATGGAGAACAACACATTCTATAATATTACCAGTCAGGTATTACGAGATGCTGGTGGAGAAATAAACTATGCCAATATTAACCATAACACAGTTGTGAATATTGGAAAAAATGGTGCCTTCGAATTTGGACAAGTTGTTGAAGCATACTTTACCAATAACCTGGTTATTAATGGTGCCTTCATGGGAAGACCGGAATCTGAGGTTGCAGAGGAATCATTGTTCGTAGTACGTGTTGATCCTCTTTCACAGGCGCAGATAGATTCTCTGGGTGAAGCCTCGGTAACTATCAGCAATAATAACATTTACAGAGATCAGTCATTAACCGATGCCTATCCTGACTCCGTTCTTCCAGCAGTGGATTTTAATGCCAACGCTGTGTCTTATATTGAGGCTGCGGGTACCGGAAGTTCAAACATCTCAGAGGATGTCACCTTTACAAATGGTCCGGCAGTTCCTGTAGATGTTATGACTTCATTCTACGCAACTCCGGATGCTTCTCAACCGGATATGCCAACTGATGGCGAACCATTCGACTTTGGATACGCAGCTACCTTTGATTCTTATACTGCGGGTACCTCAGGTCAGCAACTTGGTTCATTAATCTGGCATGGCGGTATGACCGTAAGCAATGAAGTTGAAGAGCCTGGAAAAGATGCTCCTCAATCATTTAAGCTAAATGGTAATTATCCAAATCCATTCAACCCAACTACCAATATTTCATTCAACCTGTCAGAAGCTGCTAATGTAAGTGTTGATGTATTTAGTGTGATTGGTCAGCGGGTGATGACTATTCCTGCTCAAAGAATGAGTGCAGGAAGTAACCAAAATATTAAGATTGATGCTTCCAGTCTCACATCCGGGTTATACATTTACAGAGTTACAGCTAATGCTGGTAACAATAGTTTTGTGAAAACCGGAAGAATGACTCTTATCAAGTAA
- a CDS encoding TonB-dependent receptor codes for MSWTVKTELLDNSKGVMPPVIQIVMLVFALSLPVAIQAQSVGVLEGQVVDSTNNEAILGANIYIAEISRGAATDSDGNYRIESIPEGEYDVRFSYLGYKTQVFSIVISGGGTTILNISLLPDFITGEEVQVLAQAAGQAAAIKDQIQSNTIVNVVSAERINELPDQNAAESVGRLPGVSVQRNAGEAQKVVVRGLSPKFNSITVNGVRIPGTDENNRSVDLSLIPPDVLGGIEVFKALTPDKDGDAIGGTVNLLVREAQSDFSGSARVQTGYNDLENEFGQYKASINLSDRFFDDKLGLLVTGSIQKVNRSSDLLEADYVYRQESGSVEIENLNLADTYETRERYGASVSLDYDLSEDSQFFFSSFWGRTDRDELRRRKRYRVGNGRVEYDLRDRQINEQVFSNSLRGEHELGWAKLDWQAAHSYTLTERPYSVYSRFQELTAYENGLVDNQGPEPIPQFARNELSETYFLYSTFDPKEGSDRDVTGELNMEIPYELFGNTSGYLKFGAKYRDKKRIQDIDSYQTDFGVISDIGQANSDQYELYNDEHILISNFLDPDFKANGFLDGEYDFGPGLDDNLLNQFYRNYKDQYDPNRYVELSDYTAGENISAAYIMTEINLGSKLMFLPGVRYEYTENYYEGYYGNLFNNLGRSGTLRDTTGGQNYGELLPMAHLKLNIIEGIDLRLAVTRTLSRPDYYNLIPSEFINEAEFTISRGNPNIKHTKAINYDVFLSFYKSSLGYFSVGAFYKELDDIDYIAETRVREGEFAGFSLTEPINGSESTVRGVELDLQTDFRFLPKPLDGLILNANVSFIESETFFPLLVVAGNNPEPPFNPIYKDSSRAGKLPGQPDFVSSLTIGYEKGGFSGRVSYSYQREILERVGRLPESDIVADAYGYWDLVINQQFKSLDSFVFFLNVNNFTRESESSFTGARQFTGENEVFGLTADVGVRYRF; via the coding sequence ATGAGTTGGACTGTAAAAACCGAGCTTTTAGATAACTCTAAAGGTGTGATGCCTCCCGTAATACAAATAGTCATGTTAGTTTTTGCATTGAGCCTTCCTGTGGCTATTCAAGCGCAGTCTGTAGGTGTTCTGGAAGGGCAGGTGGTAGACTCAACTAATAATGAGGCAATTTTAGGGGCTAATATATATATAGCAGAAATTTCCAGAGGGGCTGCCACTGATAGTGATGGAAATTATAGAATAGAATCAATCCCTGAAGGTGAATATGATGTGCGTTTCTCTTACCTGGGTTATAAAACACAAGTTTTTAGTATAGTTATTTCTGGTGGTGGCACAACCATTCTCAACATTTCTTTATTACCCGATTTTATTACCGGTGAAGAGGTTCAGGTATTGGCGCAGGCAGCAGGTCAGGCAGCTGCAATAAAAGACCAGATTCAATCTAACACAATTGTAAATGTTGTGTCAGCGGAACGAATAAATGAATTGCCTGATCAAAATGCAGCTGAATCGGTAGGGAGATTGCCTGGGGTTTCAGTGCAGCGAAATGCTGGTGAGGCACAAAAAGTAGTGGTAAGAGGTTTATCCCCAAAATTTAACTCTATTACAGTTAATGGGGTGCGTATTCCCGGAACAGATGAGAATAACCGATCTGTTGATCTTAGTTTAATTCCACCTGATGTATTAGGAGGGATTGAAGTGTTTAAGGCACTTACACCAGATAAAGATGGCGATGCTATTGGGGGTACAGTTAATCTTTTGGTAAGAGAAGCTCAATCTGATTTCAGCGGTAGTGCTCGTGTCCAAACAGGATATAATGATTTAGAAAATGAATTTGGGCAATATAAGGCTAGTATTAACTTAAGTGACCGTTTTTTCGACGATAAGCTTGGCTTATTGGTTACAGGTAGTATTCAAAAGGTAAATCGAAGTTCTGATCTATTAGAAGCTGATTACGTGTACCGGCAAGAGTCGGGAAGTGTGGAAATTGAGAACCTTAACCTGGCTGATACTTATGAAACACGAGAGAGGTACGGTGCCAGTGTTTCTTTGGATTATGACTTATCTGAAGACTCTCAATTTTTCTTCAGCAGTTTTTGGGGGAGAACGGACCGGGATGAACTGAGAAGACGAAAAAGATACAGAGTAGGAAATGGGCGTGTTGAGTACGATTTAAGAGATCGGCAAATCAATGAACAAGTATTTTCCAATTCTTTAAGAGGCGAGCATGAACTGGGCTGGGCAAAACTAGATTGGCAGGCAGCGCATTCTTATACGCTTACAGAGCGCCCATATTCAGTGTATTCCAGATTCCAGGAATTAACAGCTTATGAGAATGGCCTGGTTGATAATCAAGGTCCAGAACCTATTCCACAGTTCGCCAGAAATGAGTTGAGTGAAACCTACTTTTTGTACAGCACTTTTGATCCTAAAGAAGGGAGTGATAGAGACGTAACGGGAGAATTAAATATGGAGATTCCATATGAACTCTTTGGCAATACTTCGGGGTATCTGAAATTTGGAGCGAAATACAGGGATAAAAAAAGAATACAAGATATAGACTCCTATCAAACAGATTTTGGAGTGATAAGTGATATTGGACAAGCGAATAGTGATCAATATGAATTATATAATGATGAGCATATACTGATTAGTAATTTCTTGGATCCGGATTTTAAAGCCAATGGCTTCTTGGATGGTGAATACGATTTTGGTCCTGGGTTAGATGACAATCTCTTGAACCAGTTTTATAGAAATTATAAAGACCAGTATGATCCCAATCGTTATGTAGAACTATCAGATTACACGGCGGGAGAGAATATTTCAGCAGCCTATATAATGACAGAAATCAATTTGGGTTCTAAGTTGATGTTTCTTCCAGGTGTTCGCTATGAATACACCGAAAATTATTATGAAGGGTATTATGGCAATCTGTTTAATAACCTTGGCAGAAGCGGAACCCTCAGAGATACAACGGGTGGGCAAAACTATGGAGAGCTACTGCCCATGGCTCATCTCAAATTAAACATTATTGAAGGAATTGATCTGAGACTAGCTGTTACCAGAACCTTGTCTCGTCCTGATTATTATAATTTGATTCCATCTGAATTTATAAATGAGGCAGAGTTTACCATTAGCCGCGGTAATCCAAACATTAAGCATACCAAAGCTATAAACTATGACGTATTCCTTTCATTCTATAAAAGCAGCCTTGGTTATTTCTCAGTCGGAGCGTTCTATAAAGAACTAGACGACATCGACTACATTGCAGAAACCAGGGTTCGGGAAGGAGAATTTGCCGGTTTTAGTTTAACAGAACCCATAAATGGGAGTGAATCTACCGTTCGTGGTGTAGAATTGGATTTGCAAACAGACTTCAGGTTTTTACCCAAACCTCTGGATGGTTTAATACTGAATGCCAACGTTTCTTTTATAGAATCGGAGACGTTCTTTCCATTATTAGTGGTGGCCGGTAATAATCCGGAGCCGCCGTTCAACCCTATCTATAAAGATTCTTCCCGGGCAGGAAAACTTCCCGGACAGCCAGACTTCGTATCCAGTTTGACAATCGGTTATGAAAAAGGTGGATTTTCCGGACGTGTCTCCTACTCCTACCAGCGTGAAATTCTTGAGCGTGTAGGCCGGCTTCCAGAGTCAGATATAGTGGCAGATGCTTACGGATACTGGGATTTGGTAATTAATCAGCAATTCAAAAGCCTGGATTCATTTGTGTTTTTCCTAAACGTCAACAACTTCACTCGCGAATCAGAAAGCTCTTTTACAGGTGCAAGGCAGTTTACGGGAGAGAATGAAGTTTTTGGTTTAACCGCAGATGTTGGGGTTAGATATAGATTTTAG